A window of Exiguobacterium sp. Helios genomic DNA:
TGGTGGGATGTGTGAAAAGGTACGTTCACGTTTTATATTATTCGACGCTCAGGATATACGAGTAGAGTGGCTGTTTGCCGTCATGCACTTCTACTTCCGCTTCCGGATTGATGGATTCGATGTAAGCAACAAGTTCGTCAACCTCTGCTTGCGCCACGCCTTCACCAAACAGGACTGTGATGATTTCATCTTCGTCCGTCACGAGTGTGTCAACGAGTTTCTTGACCGCACCGAGACTCGAACGATCCGTTGCGATGATTTGCTTTTCAGCAATCGCCATATGATCATCTTTTTTAATTTCGACACCATCGATACTCGTATCGCGGACGGCATATGTGACTTGACCAGATTTGACTGCTGCGATCGCATCCATCATATGACGTTCGTTTTCAGCGACTGTCGCTTCCGGATTGTAGACGATTGTCGCGGCAAGTCCTTGAGGAACTGTTTTCGATTTCACGACTGTCACACCACAAGAGGCCACTGATGCCGCTTGTTCGGCCGCCATGATGATGTTTGAGTTGTTCGGATAGACATAGACATGTTCCGCATGGGCATCTTCGATCGCTTTAACGATGTCTTCCGTTGACGGGTTCATCGTTTGTCCGCCTTCGATGACGACACTGACACCCAGTGATTTAAAGAGTTCGCTGATTCCTTCACCCATCGCTACCGTCACAAGTGCCGACTGCGCTTTTGCTTTCGTCGCGACTGGAGCTGCCACTTGATTGACGCCCTCTTCTTCAAGGATCGTCGAGTGCTGTTGACGCATGTTTTCGATCTTGACGGCAACGAGTTCACCAAAACGTTGACCTTTCGTGATGACTTCACCCGGTGTTTCGACGTGAACATGGACCTTCAGTAACTCTTCGTCTGCGACGACGAGTAATGAATCCCCGAATTCCGCGAGCTCATTCCGGAAGGTTTCTTCGCTAAATGGTGTTTTCGCCAGTTTATCGTCCTGGAAACGAACCATGATTTCCGTGCAGTAGCCGTAATGAATTTCTTCCGTCGACATGAAGCTTTGAGCCGATTTGTGATGCTCTGCTTCGACGAGTGCTTCCATGACCGGTGCATGCGGTTTTTCAAGTTCTTTCCCTTCAAGTGTCGCAAGGAATCCTTCATAAATACAAACAAGACCTTGACCACCGGAATCGACGACGCCGACTTCTTTAAGTACAGGTAACAAGTCTGGTGTGCCTTCAAGTGATACTTTTGACGCTTCAACGATACCGCGCATCAACTCAAGCAGATCGGTCGTTGATTCTGACTGGGCAATGGCTGCAACAGCTGTCTCGCGTGCTACTGTCAAAATCGTTCCCTCGACAGGTTTCATGACTGCTTTATACGCTGTGTCGACCCCTTTTTGCAGGGCATCTGCGAATTCCTTTGTATCAATCGCATCTTTTCCTTCGATTGATTTCGAGAAACCACGGAACAATTGGCTTAAGATAACGCCTGAGTTCCCGCGTGCTCCCATTAAAAGACCACGTGCAAAAACCGTGGCAACTTCTGAGACCGAGTCTGTCGTTGTTTTTGCGGCTTCTTTCGAACCCGATGTCATCGTCAAATTCATGTTTGTTCCCGTGTCACCGTCTGGGACCGGGAAAACGTTCAGCGAATCGACAAAATCCGCATTTTGATAGAGATTCGCTGCGCCATTCTGGATCATCTTGACCAGTTGCGCTCCTGTTAAACGATCTACGCTCACTAAAGTTTCCTCCTCTATTCCCGCCTTAGACATTCGTCAAGCGGACTCCTTGGACAAAAATATTCACAGATGTCACTTCTAAACCAAGTGCCTGGCTGAGTGAATATTTCACACGGCTCTGGACGTTGTTTGCGACTTCTGAGATTTTCGTACCGTAACTCACGATGATATGCATATCGATGTGAACTTGTTCTGATACCTGCCGCACGATGACACCACGGGCAAAGTTTTCGCGTTTCAGCAGTTCAGCCAGTCCGTCTTTGATTTGCGACTGGGATGCCATACCAACGACACCAAAACATTCCATCGCTGCTCCGCCTGCAAGTTGCGCAACGACATCATTGTCTACGTCAATTTTTCCATAAGTCGTTTTCATCTCGATCGCCACTTGAGTAGCCCCCTTTGTTAATTGTGTTCTTCTCATAATTCTACTATAAGGACCTACTATTGAAAAGTCGCCGTACTGACTATACAATGAATATGTGAAAAATAGTAGCGGTCAAATGAACTTTTACCATCATCCTCATTCATTATTTTAAATTTTGAGGTTGTCTGTCAAGTTTTTTTCTTGTCAGCTACTTTTTTTATGTTGCAACCGTCTTAACAGCATGCTAAGATAGCAAAGTGTCTATTAGGACGAACGCAAAACAACATAAAAGGAGGCGGAACACATGGCACGTAAATGCTACGTTACTGGGAAATCGCCGAAGTCGGGAAACAACCGTTCACACGCATTGAACAAAACGAAACGCACTTGGGGAATCAACGTACAAAAAGTACGTATCCTCGTTGACGGTAAACCTAAAAAGGTTTGGGTTTCAGCTCGAGCGCTCAAATCAGGTAAAGTCGAACGCGTATAAGGCGCAGTAACCGGATGGGAATCTTCCCTTCCGGTTCTTTTTTTGTTCTTTTTTTATTTTTCTTATAAACTAATTGTCTGAATAATTGAAAACGCTTACAATAAGTGAGCAGTTATTTTTTTCAAGGGGGAAGGGTCAACATGCAGTTAAAAAGAGAAATGACAAGCCGACATCTCTTCATGATTTCACTCGGAGGGATTATCGGTACGGGACTGTTCCTCGGTTCTGGATTGACGATTTCGCAAGCGGGACCGCTCGGGGCGGTTCTCAGTTACAT
This region includes:
- the rpmB gene encoding 50S ribosomal protein L28 translates to MARKCYVTGKSPKSGNNRSHALNKTKRTWGINVQKVRILVDGKPKKVWVSARALKSGKVERV
- a CDS encoding DAK2 domain-containing protein, which codes for MSVDRLTGAQLVKMIQNGAANLYQNADFVDSLNVFPVPDGDTGTNMNLTMTSGSKEAAKTTTDSVSEVATVFARGLLMGARGNSGVILSQLFRGFSKSIEGKDAIDTKEFADALQKGVDTAYKAVMKPVEGTILTVARETAVAAIAQSESTTDLLELMRGIVEASKVSLEGTPDLLPVLKEVGVVDSGGQGLVCIYEGFLATLEGKELEKPHAPVMEALVEAEHHKSAQSFMSTEEIHYGYCTEIMVRFQDDKLAKTPFSEETFRNELAEFGDSLLVVADEELLKVHVHVETPGEVITKGQRFGELVAVKIENMRQQHSTILEEEGVNQVAAPVATKAKAQSALVTVAMGEGISELFKSLGVSVVIEGGQTMNPSTEDIVKAIEDAHAEHVYVYPNNSNIIMAAEQAASVASCGVTVVKSKTVPQGLAATIVYNPEATVAENERHMMDAIAAVKSGQVTYAVRDTSIDGVEIKKDDHMAIAEKQIIATDRSSLGAVKKLVDTLVTDEDEIITVLFGEGVAQAEVDELVAYIESINPEAEVEVHDGKQPLYSYILSVE
- a CDS encoding Asp23/Gls24 family envelope stress response protein gives rise to the protein MAIEMKTTYGKIDVDNDVVAQLAGGAAMECFGVVGMASQSQIKDGLAELLKRENFARGVIVRQVSEQVHIDMHIIVSYGTKISEVANNVQSRVKYSLSQALGLEVTSVNIFVQGVRLTNV